GTTCAAGGCTGGTATGATATAATTGGAGAAAAAACGATAGCCGATGCAATATTAGACAGACTTATACACCAATCTCATAGGCTTGAATTACATGGAGAATCCATGAGAAAGAAAAGAGGAATAAACAAAGAGTGATATTTTATTATATTTGAATACTAATTAACAGATGAAAAAATATAGTTTTTAATCAAAACGGAGGTGCTCACTTTGCACCGGAATTAGGTGGTCATTTTGAACTGGAATCAGGTGCTCACTTTAAAACGGAATGGGGTGATCAATATAACCGGAATTTGCAGAACGACTTCTTTGGCATACTTTTTAGGATTACTACAGTACTTCACACAATACTAAAGAAAGGAAATGATCATGTTAAAATGGATTGACGTTGTAAAGTTTGCCAGTGTTGGAAACCCTGTACCCGATACAAGAGTAGAGAAGACCGAAGCAGAGTGGAAAACCATATTAAGCCCGGAAGCATTCAGTATAACCCGCCTTAAAGGTACCGAGCGTGCCCATAGTTCGGATATGTGCTCATTCTTTGAGCCTGGAATATATGCCTGCGTTTGCTGTGGCACCCTGTTATTTGATGGGGATGAAAAATTCGAAAGCGGAACAGGCTGGCCTTCTTTTACACAACCGGTAAAGGAAAATGCAATAGCCTATCACAAAGATAGTACCTTCGGGATGGTTCGTATTGAAGCCCTATGCAATACCTGTGATGCACATCTGGGGCATGTATTCCCCGATGGCCCAAAACCCAGTGGATTACGCTATTGTATGAATGCCGTAGCACTACAAAAGGTGGAAAGTAGGGAAAAGAAACTCACTCTTGGTGGTGGTTGTTTCTGGTGTACCGAAGCAGTTTTTACGCTGCTGAAAGGCGTTTCCAAAGTAGAAAGCGGCTATAGCGGCGGAAAGATTGATAATCCTACCTATCGTGAGATATGCAGTGGGATGACAGGCCATGCTGAAGTAATTGAAATTACCTATAACCCGGATGAAATTACAGTAGAAGATTTGTTGCGAATCCATCTCAGTACACATAATCCCACCACCTTAAACCGTCAGGGTGCTGATACGGGTACTCAGTACCGTAGCATTATTTTTTATCGTAGCGAGGAGGAAAAGGTCGCTGCTCAAAATATAATCGCCGAAATGCAGGAAGTATACGATGCTCCTATTGTAACGGAAGTAAAGGCTTTGGAGCAATTTTACAAAGCGGAGGACTACCACCAGGACTATTACAGCAACAATGCCGAAGCAGGATATTGCCAGGCTGTTATAGATCCGAAACTTCAAAAATTCAAACAGCTTTTTAAAGATAAGCTAAAAGCATAACAGGTGAAATTCGCCTGTTGGATAGTATAATAGATACTCTAATTTATTTATTTGAATCACATGGAAAACAAAAAAAATATAGCCTACTCCATACTGGAACTCGCATTCATATCGAGTGGCACTACTGTTGCAGAAACATATAAAAATAGTCTTGACCTCGCTCAAAAAGCAGAAGCGATGGACTACAGCCGTTTTTGGCTTGCTGAACACCATAATATGATTAGTATCGCCAGTTCGGCCACTTCAGTACTTATCGGTTATATTGCCGGAGGTACTAAAACCATCAAAGTAGGATCAGGAGGCATCATGCTTCCAAACCATTCCTCGCTTATTGTTGCCGAACAGTTTGGAACTTTGGGCACGCTTTATCCCAATCGTATCGATTTAGGGTTAGGCCGCGCTCCCGGCACCGACCAGATTACCGCCCAGGCCATCCGTTCCGACAGGATGCAGGCTGCCAATAATTTTCCGGGAGAAGTAGCGCAGATACAGGAGTATTTTGATGCGGAAAACAGTCATGCGCCAGTACGTGCCATTGTGGCCGAAGGTGTAAATGTGCCACTCTATATCCTGGGATCCAGTACAGACAGTGCCCACCTGGCTGCAAAACTGGGATTACCGTATGTTTTTGCCAGTCATTTTGCAACAGGGCAATTGTTTGAAGCCCTCGATATCTACAGAAGAGAATTCCAACCGTCCGTACATCTCGATAAACCCTATACCATCGCGGGAGTGAATGTAATTGCTGCCGACACCGATGCTGAAGCGGAGGAAAACTTTACATCGCTTTTACGCATGTTTATTGGAGTATTAACTGGAAAACGCGAACATTTGCAACCTCCAATGCCAATGCCGGATGATTTGATGATGTTACAGCACAATCCTGCGCTTCGTGACATGCTTAAATATTCTTTCGTCGGAAGGAAAGAGGCGGTAGCAAAAGAAATTGCCCGTTTCGTGGAACAGACCGGGGTGGACGAGCTGATGGTCGTTACAAACATCCACGGTCATGAAGACCGCGTAAAATCGTATCGTATCGTTGCTGAAATAATGAAAGATTTAAATGCTGCTCCGGTAGCATAATCAAAGCTTACAGTAACTATTCCTGATTTTCTGGAAGTTAAAGATAAGTGTCATACAACCCGGAAGTTATTATCCTTCCGGGTAATGTAAAGGATCAGGCTGGAGGTATTTTATTTTGTGAAACCAAAAGAGGTTGAGCAGCCCCAGGACAATTGAAACTGGAAATAGTACTATATTTCCAAAAATTCCCATCATCAATGTCGCTAACAGGTCTCCCGGACTTTCTATCGTTACGGCAATAGCATTTCCTAAAAGAATGATAATCATACAGCACATTATAGAGATAACAGCCAGTTTTGGTACGGAATGTTTTTGAAAATTCAGATAACGAAACACCAACAGATATACTATAACACAGGCGATAGACATTCCCAGCATTAATGTATAATTAATAGTAGTGCTATACGCATCGGAACCGGCACAGTATAAAATCCCATTACCGATGGCTAAGTTCATCAGTATAGCACTTAAAATGATGAGGTATTTCTTTTGAATTATATCCATTATACTTACAGTAAATTAATTCGGTATACCAATCATTGGTGCCGTTTCTTCATGTTTGCTAAAAAATAGCGTCCTATTTTCTGTATCATACATAACTTCAAGATACTGTTCTAAAAACGCAATTAAGGGTTTAGTACACGCATTATTATTTTTGGATCGGGCCATTTTGAACGATTGATAATCCCCAAATACTACCTGTGGACTTTGGAGATACGGTAGTAAAATCATATAAGTACCATTGATCGTTACTTTGCAATCCCGGTGATTCAGGATAACCTGTACTTTTTTTGCGTCAACAAAATAAAGCATATCAGGCTGATTGGGATTGTCATCCAATAGCAATTCTTTATCCGTAAGGTTGTCAATATTAAAAAACCATTTGGTACCCTTAATAGCATCATTCAGGGTATCGTAGGTAATAGCGGGGGGCGAAGGATAATCTGTCTTTTTCTTTCTCTGGGCAAAAGAAATGCTGGAAACCAAAACCAGGAGTAGGTATAACTTTCTCATAAAATGCAATTTACATTTGGGTGTAAGAAACAAATACATTCCGTACCTGTCATTCAAATATAGCTAAATAGTATAAATTGTATTGAAGTTGCAGTGTATTTCTTATTTTTGATTCAAATCTTATAATTCGTAATGAATGACAGAAGACATTGCCGGACAATTTTACAGTAACCTGCCTTTAAATGATTTACCGCTCAGCGATCTATTAGGCAGAGAAAAATTGTTCCGCCAGGTTCCGGAGAGCTGGCATGTTGTCATTACCGATATTGTAGGGTCAACCCAGGCTGTTTTAGGAGGCAGGCATGAAGACGTAAATCTTATTGCCACTGGCAGTATTGTTGCGGTACTCAACCTCGCTTTTCGCATGCAGATAACCATACCTTTTTTCTTTGGAGGTGACGGGGCAACTTTTATTATTCCAACAGCCTTGATCGATACTGTAATGCAGGCATTGACGCGTTATAGGGAAACGATCTTAGAAAATTTTAATCTTGAACTCCGAACCGGTACCGTACCCGTAGCCGAAATTTATGCTGCCGGGCATGTTATACGAATAGCAAAATACAAGAGTTCCTCCTCCTTTTCCATACCCATAGTATTAGGAAACGGGCTGAATTTCGCAGAATGCCGGATTAAAGGAGGAGATTATCTGTTCTCCGGGGAGCCTCCTGTGGCAATACAGCTTGATCTCAGTGGGATGCAGTGCCGCTGGGATAAAATTCTGCCACCTCAGGATAAAGAAGAAATTGTAACCTTGCTGGTAGTCGCCAAAGATTCCGGGCATCAGGAAAAAGCGTTTGCCATGATTTTGAAAAAAATGGATGAGCTGTATGGTATTCCCGAAAAAAGACAGCCTATTTCTGTAGCACGGCTCAGGCTGAAAACAACATTCAGCCGCCTGGGAGCCGAGATGCGTATCAGGCTGGGAAAGATTAGAGTACTAGAATTGTTGCAAACATGGTTGGCTACTTTATACGGATACATCTATTTTAATACAAAAAAGGGCAGGAAGTACCTGAGGGCACTGGTTGAAATGTCAGATACACTGGTTATAGACGGAAAGATCAATACGGTAATTTCGGGGCGTGCAGCACAGCGGGCTGCCTTACAACTCTTATTGGATCAGATGGAAACAGAAGGATCCATACATTATGGCATGCACATCAGTAAGGCTTCTATAATGTCGTGTTACGTCCGGGATTTGGAAGATGGTCATATCCATTTTGTCGATGGGGCAGAGGGCGGTTATACTAAAGCAGCGGCTATTTTAAAAACCAAACTGGCAGCTCATCCATCATAATTTACTGCAAATCGAGCCTGATGATATCCAGGCTACTAAGCCAGCATAGAGCAATCACCGCTACCTGTAATGAACTATATACATTCGTCAATCTATTGGATACTCTGTTTTAATCCTGTCTTATTCATTAGCAACGCACAAAAAAAATGAGCCGCTTTTTTCTCATAAACATTCTTCATGGATATGATCATGGCTTTGCGTAACATTTTTTTTCCTTTGATGGGGATCACGCATAAATCATCATAATCCTGAACTGTCGTTTTAGCCAATATTGTGTGCCAGTTTCCGGCCTTTACTAATTCCAGCAACGTGGGGATATCGTTAACCTCCACCGGAATATTTGGGATAATGTTGTTTTTAGTAAAAGTCTCATTGATAAATTGCCGTGTACTATAGCCATTGGCAGGCAGTGCTAAAGTGAGTTTTCCAATTTCAGGTAGGGTAATTTCTTTTTTGCTTGCCAACGCATTGTAGGTAGAAGTAATTAAGCATAAAGGCGATTCAAAAAGCAGCTTGTAAGATAAATTTTCATCTGTAGCCTGATCCGCAAAAGTCAATATAAAATCCAATTCAAGTTTGAGTAACTTATGGTATAGTTCTTCGGAAGTACCAAAAACGATTTGTATGGAAATTTTAGGATACAGTTCCAAAAATTGAATCAGGGCGGGAGTAAGGATATACCGAAGGCCATAGGTAACGCCAATATATAATTCCCCGGTCTTTAGGTCCTTTAGGTCTTTCAGTAAGGCCATACCACTGCTGGCCTTGCTTACACTTTGTAGGGCATAGTCATAAAACAGGCTGCCCGCCTCAGTCAAAAGAATCCTTTTTCCTATCCTGTGAAAGAGTGGTGTATCCAACTCAATCTCCAACTGTTTGATTTGTTGCGAAAGCGTACTCTGGCTAATATTAAGTTCTGCAGCTGCAGCCGTAAAATTGAGTAATTCTTTCGCTCTCAGAAAATAGTTAAGCTGTCTAAGTTCCATTTGTTAATCGGTTTTATCGATTGATATTATAGAAAAATAACGTTTTACAAATATAAGGATATTGCTGAAATTTGTAGTGGTAAAGTAGTTAAGACCTTTGCCATTGCGATATGAATATTTTCAGGTCTTTAAAGTATAGAAATTTCAAGTTGTTTTTTTATGGTCAGTCAGTGTCGCTCATGGGAACATGGATGCAAAAAACAGCCGTAAGCTGGCTCGTCTACCGACTGACAGGGTCAGCGTTTCTATTGGGTATGGTAACCTTTGTAAGCCTTATCCCGTCGTTGCTACTCTCCCCGTATGCCGGTAGTTATATTGACCGTCATAACAGGTTTAAGGTAATGGTCAATACACAGATTATTTCGATGCTGCAGGCAGGAGCCCTTGCGGGAATGATCTATTTTCAATACTATAGCATCCCGGCGATTATAGCCCTGAGCCTTTTACAGGGGATTGTAAATTCCTTTGATGTGATCTGCAGGCAAACACTTATGATCGATATGGTTGATAATCCGGAAGACCTTCCCAACGCTATCGCGCTCAATTCTACAATGACCAATCTTGCCCGGATTATTGGCCCGGCACTGGCAGGTTTCATATTGAGTACAGTAGGAGAAGATTTTTGCTTTATTAGTAATTTCATCAGTTATGTTCCTGTTTTAGGCTGCCTTTATATGATGCGTATAAAAGTTGGAGCCACCCCAAGGCAGCAAAATAGTTTATGGATGGAATTAAAAGAAGGATTTGATTACATCGCTGGAGAAAAAGATCTGAAAAGCCTTATTCTGTTACTCGCGATGAGTAGCCTTATAGTGATTCCTTTCACTACCTTGATGCCTATTTTTGCGAAAGACCTCTTCCATGGTACTGCCCGGACATTTAGCCTTTTTGAAAGTGCCATTGGTTTTGGATCCGTTCTTAGCGCCGTATATTTAGCGAATCTGCAATCCAACAAATATTTGATTCGGATCATTATTATCGCAAGCCTGCTTTTTGGCGGCAGTATTCTACTGTTATCGTTTGCCTCCATTTTGCCTTTAGCATTAGCGTTTATGGCACTAAGCGGAATGGGCATGATGGCGCAGACTTCCGCAATAAATACCTATATTCAGACTCATGCTGCTTCACACATGCGGGGGAGGGCGATCAGCTATTTTATTATGGCTTATCAGGGAGTAATCCCCGTGGGGAGTTTAGCAATCGGTATACTGGCAGAAACGCTGGGTCCAAAAGAAGCCGTCGCGATAGCCGGAAGTAGTGGTATTGTCTGTATTTTAGTATTTGCATACTACTGGAAATACAGTGTTACCAAAAATAAGTTCAGCATAGCGTTAGACACGCCAAAAAATTAAAATAATAGACCCATGATAATCATCCCATTGAATGAAGGCATTTTTGCCGTGAGCAAACAAAAAGTATTTGCACCCGTTGCTTCAGAAGATCTGGACCAGGTACCTACGGATAGTTTAAAACTTGCGATCTGCCCTTTTTTGGTAGTGTTGGAGGACGATGTACTCCTGTTGGATACCGGATTGGGATTTATGGATAATGGTGTACCCGCACTTTTTCCGCTGCTGGAAAAAGCAGGATATCATCCGGGACAAATTACAAAAGTCCTGATTTCACACCTCCATAAAGATCATATTGACGGAATCGGGTATCGCGAAACTACAGGTTTTGTACAACATTACCCTAACGCCCAAATTTACATCCAGCAGCAAGAACTGCAGTATGCTTTGGAACAGGAAAATAGTCACTCTTTCAACCCGGAAGTTTTAAAAGAACTGGCAGCCCTTCCCAATGTAGTGTTTTTAGAGGATGAAAAAGGAACTATTGGAACCACTATCTCATATGAGGTTACCGGAGGGCATTCTCCATTCCATCAGGTTTTCTGGATCAGAGAAGCGGGGACAACAGCTTTTTACGGAGCTGATAATCTCCCACAGAAAAACTACCTCAAATTCCACCTGGCTTATAAGACGGACTTCGATGGTAAAAAGGCGATGGAATTACGCCAGCTATGGGAAGAAGAAGCGCATAAAGAACAGTGGGAGGTATTATTCTATCATGATATCAGGGATAATGTTGTCCGGTTTTAGAAATAGCATTTTACGATAGGAACTCACTCAAAAACCGATACGGATACTAACAGGTTGCAGGCTCAGTTTTATTTGATAATTTTGCAAAATGGATACGGACAAGAAACTCAGGGAATTAGAAGGGATGCGTGAAAATAACTGGCAGCGGATTATTTTCGTCCTGCGGAAACACCATGACCTCTGGGCCCAAAAAAATATCAGCCCCGAATTTGGGCCACTCAAAATGTCTTATATGCCAGTCATCTGTAACATCAACCTGGAGGGTAGTTCAGCTGTGGATATTGCCAGGGATTCCATGATCATCAAGCAGGCCATGAGCCGTACTATAAAAGAGCTGGAAGAAAAAGGAATGATTACCAGTACTACCGATGCTTCTGACAAAAGAAGTGAACGGCTCAACCTGACAGAAAGCGGTAAAAAACTCGTACTCGATGCTAATCTCAAATTGGTGGAATTAGTCAAAGAATATGAAAAACTGGTGGGCAGGAAAAACCTTGATACTGCCGTGTCTGTTATTAATACGATTATTAAATACCATGAAAGCCTGAATGACGCAGACAAATTAGAAAATAAATAAGATTTGTTTCCCGCGTCTTACCGCATCTTTTCAATAGCTATAGATTTTGACTTCGATATATAAATCAAATCCATTCCACGAACTTTTGTACTTATTTTAGGCGCTTGAAAATCAACTGATACACCTGTAATGAGTGCTGTTTTAATATTGAATACTACTATTGTTTTCGATACTGCTTTATAAATAAAGTAAACAATGTTTATTATTATTAATTATATTTGCCCGTGGATGAGGTGAACGAAAGATTATGGAGTGGTATTTCAGGATACCATCTTTAGTTTTTCTTTTTATATAATGCATACAACAGTAATTGCAATAACATGGAGCACAACGAAATAAGTTTTATGGATACAAAGATTAAAGTGAATCAAACTTTTACCGCTCAGGATATGCTGGGCCAGGAATATGAAGGGGTAGAATTCAGGAACTGTGTTTTTGCCAGCCTAAGGGGTGTAGACCTCATTTGCTGCCGCTTTGTGAACTGTGACCTTAGTAATATCGATGTGATGAATTCCGGAATGCAGGATGTTACCTTTTTGGATTGCAAAATAATCGGGGTCAACTTTTTTGAGGCCAATGATTTTGGGTTCAGTGTGGATTTTATAGATTCAGTGTTGGATTTTTGTGGCTTTGAAAACATGAAGATCAATAAAAGCACCTTTAGCGGCTGCCGGATACACGGCACAAGTTTTAGGGGAGCAGATCTTTCCAAAGCCAAAATGAGCAAGTGTGACCTGTTGAGCACAGAATTTTCAGCGACCAATATTAGCGGTCTTGATTTCACCAGTTGTACCAACATAACGATGGATCTATCGCTGAACAAAGTAAAAAAGACCAAATTCAGTTCTGCCAGTCTTGGTGGCCTGCTGAGTCATTTTGATATTATCATACAAGAAGCAAAATGATCCAGAGCAATACCATTTATCACGGGGAAGAATTCGTGGGGTTTGAGGGTAGTGGGCTTACCTTTTCCGATAATGCATTTACCGAATGTAGTTTTAAAAAATGCAGATTCAGCAGGGCATATTTCGAGAATTGCCATTTTGACCAGTGTACTTTTGAAGACTGTGACCTCTCCTTGATGACTTACGACGAGAGTAACTTCCATAAGATAGTGATAAAAAGATCAAAGGCAGCCGGTATAAGTTGGGCAGAAGCACTGCCTCCGTTTGCTGTTGATTTTGAAGACAGCGAAATTAGCTATTCCAGTTTTTATGGAAAGGTGCTTAAAAAAGCAAAATTTATTCATTGTACGGCTGAAGAGGTTGATTTTAGCGAATGCCAGCTTACCAATAGCGATTTTAAAGGCACCGATCTTAAGGGAGCACAATTCCATAATAGCGGCCTTGATTTATGCAACTTTGAAGACGCATCCAACTACAGTATCGATATCCGGCACAACACTATTAAAGGGGCGAAATTCTCCCTTCCGGAAGCCTTTAGTTTTTTCAACACATTGGGGATTGATGTGGTCAATCTTGATTCGTTTTAAATAGCGAAACAGAGTTACTTCATTCTGTCATCAGCTAAATAACGACCGAATTCCTTTTATCTACTTGGATTCGATTTTCAGAATTGTTATTTTTGGGTGAGCCGGGTTCCATAATTGAAATACGGCTTTTAACTTAAAAACACCAACTATGTCAATACTAAAAAATAAAAAGAATATACTCGTTTTTGCTTTTTGCATTTTTATTGTATCCATGCTCATCGGAGGATTAGTAGCTTATAATTCAGGGGGTAATTAACGGTGCTTGTTAAGATTTTCTTACAATCCATAACGATTTCGATTAATAGGCTACTTTAGTAGCAACCAAAATTGCCACAATGATCCGCATCCTTACGCCTGCCTTCCGGTCTATACTATTACTGTTGCTCTTTTTTAGTTTCAATGGTAAGGCTCAGGTCATTTTACCCCATGAAAAAGAATTATCCCATCCGGATCAGTATCTTTTTCAGGATATTGATTTTAAAGTAGCGGTGAAAAAAGACAGCATTACATTGTACGGAACCCTTGTCATGCCTAAGGGAAACTTTGATAAATTAGTAATCATTGTTCCCGGAACCGGAGCAGATACACGCTATTCCCACTTTTTGCTGACTGAAGCATTGCTGCAAAATAATATAGCCGTGTACCGTTATGATGATAGGGGAATCGGTCAGTCCGGCGGTAAATACAATGCTGCAAACACTACGGTTACGATGCTCTCCGTAGAATTGTATAGCGCGATCAGAAGAATAAAAGCACTCGGATATACTTCCGGAAAAAAACTCGGATTGATTGGGCACAGCCAGGGCGGCATGGTCACTATGGGGACTATGGAAATGGGCGCTTCTGTTGATTTTCTGATACAGTGGGCTACTGCTGTAGAAAAGTATGGTGCTTTTATAAAATACCAAATCCTGTCAGGGCAGAATAGTTTTGATGATGCCCTGAAATATAACACTACTGAAGAAAAGTTTGCAGTAATGGATGCCTTGCATAAGGTGGTCGAGGAAAATAGGAATGATGAAGACTGGCCACTCTCTAAAAAACTTAACAAAGCGTCTAAAAAAATAGGGTATGACTCCTCCCGATATACCCGTTTCCCTTATCTGACCCTATCTTCCGAAAAAGATTTTGTACGCAAAAATTTTGAACCAGCCTATCAGTCACTCAAAATACCCACTTTGTATATTGTGGGAATTAAAGATACTTTTGTCAGTGCAGAAGCAGAAACCAAAGTATTGGAAAGTTTTAATAACGACGCCATAACAATCGTAAAAATGGATGGGCTGACACACTATTTAACCCAGCCTGACCTGACTCCTGAAACCATGTACCAGATC
The Flavobacterium kingsejongi genome window above contains:
- a CDS encoding LLM class flavin-dependent oxidoreductase, with the translated sequence MENKKNIAYSILELAFISSGTTVAETYKNSLDLAQKAEAMDYSRFWLAEHHNMISIASSATSVLIGYIAGGTKTIKVGSGGIMLPNHSSLIVAEQFGTLGTLYPNRIDLGLGRAPGTDQITAQAIRSDRMQAANNFPGEVAQIQEYFDAENSHAPVRAIVAEGVNVPLYILGSSTDSAHLAAKLGLPYVFASHFATGQLFEALDIYRREFQPSVHLDKPYTIAGVNVIAADTDAEAEENFTSLLRMFIGVLTGKREHLQPPMPMPDDLMMLQHNPALRDMLKYSFVGRKEAVAKEIARFVEQTGVDELMVVTNIHGHEDRVKSYRIVAEIMKDLNAAPVA
- a CDS encoding DUF3095 domain-containing protein, which encodes MTEDIAGQFYSNLPLNDLPLSDLLGREKLFRQVPESWHVVITDIVGSTQAVLGGRHEDVNLIATGSIVAVLNLAFRMQITIPFFFGGDGATFIIPTALIDTVMQALTRYRETILENFNLELRTGTVPVAEIYAAGHVIRIAKYKSSSSFSIPIVLGNGLNFAECRIKGGDYLFSGEPPVAIQLDLSGMQCRWDKILPPQDKEEIVTLLVVAKDSGHQEKAFAMILKKMDELYGIPEKRQPISVARLRLKTTFSRLGAEMRIRLGKIRVLELLQTWLATLYGYIYFNTKKGRKYLRALVEMSDTLVIDGKINTVISGRAAQRAALQLLLDQMETEGSIHYGMHISKASIMSCYVRDLEDGHIHFVDGAEGGYTKAAAILKTKLAAHPS
- a CDS encoding LysR substrate-binding domain-containing protein, giving the protein MELRQLNYFLRAKELLNFTAAAAELNISQSTLSQQIKQLEIELDTPLFHRIGKRILLTEAGSLFYDYALQSVSKASSGMALLKDLKDLKTGELYIGVTYGLRYILTPALIQFLELYPKISIQIVFGTSEELYHKLLKLELDFILTFADQATDENLSYKLLFESPLCLITSTYNALASKKEITLPEIGKLTLALPANGYSTRQFINETFTKNNIIPNIPVEVNDIPTLLELVKAGNWHTILAKTTVQDYDDLCVIPIKGKKMLRKAMIISMKNVYEKKAAHFFCALLMNKTGLKQSIQ
- a CDS encoding MFS transporter; its protein translation is MNIFRSLKYRNFKLFFYGQSVSLMGTWMQKTAVSWLVYRLTGSAFLLGMVTFVSLIPSLLLSPYAGSYIDRHNRFKVMVNTQIISMLQAGALAGMIYFQYYSIPAIIALSLLQGIVNSFDVICRQTLMIDMVDNPEDLPNAIALNSTMTNLARIIGPALAGFILSTVGEDFCFISNFISYVPVLGCLYMMRIKVGATPRQQNSLWMELKEGFDYIAGEKDLKSLILLLAMSSLIVIPFTTLMPIFAKDLFHGTARTFSLFESAIGFGSVLSAVYLANLQSNKYLIRIIIIASLLFGGSILLLSFASILPLALAFMALSGMGMMAQTSAINTYIQTHAASHMRGRAISYFIMAYQGVIPVGSLAIGILAETLGPKEAVAIAGSSGIVCILVFAYYWKYSVTKNKFSIALDTPKN
- a CDS encoding MBL fold metallo-hydrolase; translation: MIIIPLNEGIFAVSKQKVFAPVASEDLDQVPTDSLKLAICPFLVVLEDDVLLLDTGLGFMDNGVPALFPLLEKAGYHPGQITKVLISHLHKDHIDGIGYRETTGFVQHYPNAQIYIQQQELQYALEQENSHSFNPEVLKELAALPNVVFLEDEKGTIGTTISYEVTGGHSPFHQVFWIREAGTTAFYGADNLPQKNYLKFHLAYKTDFDGKKAMELRQLWEEEAHKEQWEVLFYHDIRDNVVRF
- a CDS encoding MarR family winged helix-turn-helix transcriptional regulator; the encoded protein is MDTDKKLRELEGMRENNWQRIIFVLRKHHDLWAQKNISPEFGPLKMSYMPVICNINLEGSSAVDIARDSMIIKQAMSRTIKELEEKGMITSTTDASDKRSERLNLTESGKKLVLDANLKLVELVKEYEKLVGRKNLDTAVSVINTIIKYHESLNDADKLENK
- a CDS encoding pentapeptide repeat-containing protein, which gives rise to MDTKIKVNQTFTAQDMLGQEYEGVEFRNCVFASLRGVDLICCRFVNCDLSNIDVMNSGMQDVTFLDCKIIGVNFFEANDFGFSVDFIDSVLDFCGFENMKINKSTFSGCRIHGTSFRGADLSKAKMSKCDLLSTEFSATNISGLDFTSCTNITMDLSLNKVKKTKFSSASLGGLLSHFDIIIQEAK
- a CDS encoding pentapeptide repeat-containing protein, whose amino-acid sequence is MIQSNTIYHGEEFVGFEGSGLTFSDNAFTECSFKKCRFSRAYFENCHFDQCTFEDCDLSLMTYDESNFHKIVIKRSKAAGISWAEALPPFAVDFEDSEISYSSFYGKVLKKAKFIHCTAEEVDFSECQLTNSDFKGTDLKGAQFHNSGLDLCNFEDASNYSIDIRHNTIKGAKFSLPEAFSFFNTLGIDVVNLDSF
- a CDS encoding alpha/beta hydrolase, with amino-acid sequence MIRILTPAFRSILLLLLFFSFNGKAQVILPHEKELSHPDQYLFQDIDFKVAVKKDSITLYGTLVMPKGNFDKLVIIVPGTGADTRYSHFLLTEALLQNNIAVYRYDDRGIGQSGGKYNAANTTVTMLSVELYSAIRRIKALGYTSGKKLGLIGHSQGGMVTMGTMEMGASVDFLIQWATAVEKYGAFIKYQILSGQNSFDDALKYNTTEEKFAVMDALHKVVEENRNDEDWPLSKKLNKASKKIGYDSSRYTRFPYLTLSSEKDFVRKNFEPAYQSLKIPTLYIVGIKDTFVSAEAETKVLESFNNDAITIVKMDGLTHYLTQPDLTPETMYQIDPAAVRIILNWITEKVDTL